One window of Elaeis guineensis isolate ETL-2024a chromosome 11, EG11, whole genome shotgun sequence genomic DNA carries:
- the LOC105054370 gene encoding uncharacterized protein translates to MSRPSKPHLLLLLLPSLIMFPPPSHQTQYPRLIDRIVRDSAFQSYRTKHHKKTAILYKLLLPPSLSGVAAETVRYRAGSLKRYGAAIREFRVPPGVFVHPYVERLIVVRQNLGNLSSIYSGHGNISGFQLVSPVLGLLFYNATSLHSSSSKNLSELKVLVARKSITINFSRVVGDLRRLRPLCAVFKLDGNVSLSNQTASNICVSREQGHFALVVESSKSTDGVEKEVKVSKWKVVVVSVAAGVFGAVLLGLIVVAVASARRKRYQKEEMERRAYEEEALQISMVGHVRTPAAAVVRTVPTLENN, encoded by the coding sequence ATGTCTCGCCCTTCCAAACctcatctcctcctcctcctcctcccatcTCTAATCATGTTTCCACCCCCTTCACATCAAACCCAATACCCTCGCCTAATTGACCGCATCGTAAGAGACTCCGCCTTCCAATCCTACCGCACCAAGCACCACAAGAAGACGGCCATCCTTTATAAGCTGTTGCTCCCACCAAGCCTCTCCGGAGTCGCCGCAGAAACCGTTCGGTACCGAGCTGGCAGCCTTAAAAGATACGGAGCAGCCATCAGAGAATTCCGGGTCCCCCCTGGTGTCTTCGTTCACCCCTACGTCGAAAGGCTCATTGTTGTGCGCCAAAACTTGGGCAACCTCTCCTCTATTTATAGCGGCCACGGAAATATATCTGGCTTCCAGCTCGTCTCTCCTGTCCTGGGCCTTCTCTTCTACAATGCAACCAGTCTCCATAGCTCTTCCTCCAAGAACTTATCCGAGCTCAAGGTCTTGGTTGCTAGAAAATCCATTACAATAAATTTTTCCCGAGTTGTCGGAGACTTGCGGCGTCTGAGACCACTCTGTGCAGTGTTTAAGTTGGATGGCAATGTAAGCTTATCGAATCAAACGGCGAGTAACATCTGTGTCTCACGGGAGCAAGGCCACTTTGCTCTGGTGGTGGAGTCTAGTAAGAGTACCGATGGTGTAGAGAAGGAGGTGAAAGTGAGTAAATGGAAGGTTGTGGTGGTGAGTGTAGCGGCGGGTGTCTTCGGAGCTGTGCTTCTGGGGTTGATCGTGGTGGCGGTGGCGAGTGCGAGGAGGAAGAGGTATCAGAAGGAGGAGATGGAGCGGAGGGCATACGAGGAGGAGGCGCTGCAGATCTCCATGGTAGGGCATGTGAGGACGCCCGCTGCCGCGGTGGTCCGGACCGTGCCCACGCTGGAGAACAACTAG